A DNA window from Mycolicibacter terrae contains the following coding sequences:
- a CDS encoding NAD(+) synthase, whose amino-acid sequence MEHSGDFYNAYRHGFARVAACTHRTTLADPAANAESVLRLARDCHDDGVALAVFPELTLSGYSIDDIVQQDSLLSAVEAALFDVVAASTELLPVLVVGAPLRYAHRVYNTAVVIHRGRILGVAPKSYLPTYREFYEGRQLAAGAGERGLIRLGDAEVPFGPDLLFAATDLPGFVLHAEVCEDMFVPVPPSAQAALAGATVLANLSGSPITVGRAEDRCLLARSASARCLAAYVYAAAGEGESTTDLAWDGQTMIWENGTLLDDSERFPSGARRSVADVDLGLLRSERLRMGTFDDNRRHHRDSVQDFRRVEFVLDPPTGDIGLRRMVERFPFVPSNPQRLQQDCYEAYNIQVAGLEQRLRALNYPKVVLGVSGGLDSTHALIVAARAMDRENRPRSDILAFTLPGFATGERTKANAVALSKALGVTFAEIDIRDTAKLMLTELGHPFARGEAVYDVTFENVQAGLRTDYLFRIANQRGGIVLGTGDLSELALGWSTYGVGDQMSHYNVNGGVPKTLIQHLIRWVINSGEFDADVCAVLASVLNTEISPELVPTGDGEEIQRSEDKVGPYALQDFALFQALRYGFAPAKTAFLAWHAWHDVEAGSWPPGYPADKRQAYSLAEIRHWLKIFVQRFYSFSQFKRSALPNGPKVSHGGSLSPRGEWRAPSDMSARIWLDEIEREIPQA is encoded by the coding sequence ATGGAGCACTCTGGGGACTTCTACAACGCCTACCGGCACGGGTTCGCGCGGGTCGCCGCCTGCACACATCGCACGACGCTTGCCGACCCGGCCGCCAACGCCGAGTCGGTGCTACGGCTGGCGCGCGACTGCCACGACGACGGCGTCGCTCTGGCCGTCTTTCCGGAACTTACCCTGTCGGGATACTCCATTGACGACATCGTGCAGCAGGACAGCTTGCTCAGTGCGGTCGAGGCCGCCCTGTTCGACGTGGTCGCGGCGTCGACCGAGCTCTTGCCAGTCCTCGTGGTGGGTGCGCCACTGCGCTACGCCCATCGCGTCTACAACACCGCGGTCGTCATCCACCGCGGCCGCATCCTGGGAGTGGCCCCCAAGTCCTACCTGCCCACCTACCGGGAGTTCTACGAAGGCCGCCAACTGGCCGCCGGTGCCGGCGAACGCGGACTCATCCGGCTGGGCGATGCCGAGGTCCCGTTCGGGCCGGACCTGCTGTTCGCGGCGACCGACCTGCCAGGGTTCGTGCTGCACGCCGAGGTGTGCGAGGACATGTTCGTGCCGGTGCCCCCCAGCGCCCAGGCCGCCCTGGCCGGTGCGACCGTGCTGGCCAACCTGTCCGGCAGTCCCATCACGGTCGGGCGCGCCGAAGACCGCTGCCTGCTGGCCCGGTCGGCCTCGGCGCGGTGCCTGGCCGCATACGTCTACGCCGCCGCCGGCGAGGGCGAATCGACCACCGACCTGGCCTGGGATGGCCAGACCATGATCTGGGAGAACGGCACACTGCTCGACGACAGCGAGCGGTTCCCCAGCGGCGCCCGCCGGTCGGTCGCCGACGTCGACCTCGGGCTGCTGCGCTCGGAACGCCTGCGGATGGGCACGTTCGACGACAACCGTCGCCACCACCGGGATAGCGTGCAGGATTTCCGGCGGGTGGAGTTCGTTCTGGACCCGCCGACCGGAGACATCGGACTACGGCGGATGGTTGAGCGGTTCCCCTTCGTGCCGTCGAATCCGCAGCGGCTGCAACAGGATTGCTACGAGGCCTACAACATCCAGGTCGCCGGCCTGGAGCAGCGGCTGCGGGCGCTGAACTATCCCAAGGTGGTCCTCGGCGTGTCCGGTGGGCTGGACTCGACCCACGCCCTGATCGTCGCCGCGCGGGCCATGGACCGGGAAAACCGGCCACGCAGTGACATTCTGGCGTTCACCCTGCCCGGCTTTGCCACCGGTGAACGCACCAAGGCCAACGCGGTCGCGCTGAGCAAAGCGCTGGGGGTGACGTTCGCCGAGATCGACATCCGCGACACCGCGAAGCTGATGCTGACCGAATTGGGTCACCCGTTTGCCCGCGGGGAGGCCGTCTACGACGTCACTTTCGAGAACGTGCAGGCGGGCCTGCGCACCGACTACCTGTTCCGGATCGCCAACCAGCGCGGCGGGATCGTGCTGGGCACCGGTGACCTGTCGGAGTTGGCACTGGGCTGGTCCACTTACGGGGTGGGCGATCAGATGTCGCACTACAACGTCAACGGAGGGGTGCCCAAAACCCTGATCCAGCACCTGATCCGCTGGGTGATCAACTCCGGTGAGTTCGACGCCGATGTGTGCGCGGTGCTGGCCTCGGTGCTCAACACCGAGATCAGCCCGGAGTTGGTGCCGACGGGTGACGGCGAGGAGATTCAGCGCAGCGAGGACAAGGTGGGCCCGTATGCGCTGCAGGACTTCGCACTGTTTCAGGCGCTGCGCTACGGATTCGCGCCGGCCAAGACCGCGTTTTTGGCCTGGCACGCCTGGCACGACGTGGAGGCGGGGTCCTGGCCGCCAGGCTATCCGGCTGACAAACGGCAGGCCTATTCACTGGCAGAGATCCGGCACTGGCTGAAAATCTTTGTGCAGCGGTTTTATTCGTTCAGCCAGTTCAAGCGCTCGGCGCTCCCGAACGGGCCGAAGGTGTCGCACGGCGGCTCACTGTCACCGCGGGGGGAATGGCGGGCCCCGTCGGACATGTCGGCGCGAATCTGGCTCGACGAGATCGAGCGGGAG
- a CDS encoding cysteine hydrolase family protein: MTDTAVIVVDMLNSYRHDDAEQLADNVGDIIEPLADLVERSRADDGVDLIYVNDNYGDFTAGFVEIVASALHGSRPELVRPIVPAAGDRKMTKVRHSAFYATPLEYLLGRLGTRRLILTGQVTEQCILYTALDAYVRHLPVVIPVDAVAHIDAGLGAAALEMMCRNMAAERSTAAKCLR; encoded by the coding sequence ATGACCGATACCGCGGTGATAGTCGTCGACATGCTCAACTCCTATCGGCACGACGACGCGGAACAACTGGCCGACAATGTCGGAGACATCATTGAACCGCTGGCCGACCTGGTGGAACGCAGCCGCGCCGACGACGGCGTCGACCTCATCTACGTCAATGACAACTACGGCGACTTCACCGCCGGATTCGTCGAAATCGTCGCGTCGGCACTGCACGGTTCGCGCCCCGAGCTGGTTCGCCCCATCGTGCCGGCGGCCGGCGATCGGAAGATGACCAAGGTGCGACACAGCGCCTTCTACGCCACCCCGTTGGAGTACCTGCTCGGCCGGCTGGGCACCCGCCGGCTGATTCTAACCGGGCAGGTCACCGAGCAGTGCATTCTCTACACCGCCCTGGACGCCTACGTCCGTCATCTTCCGGTGGTGATCCCGGTCGATGCCGTCGCCCACATCGATGCCGGATTGGGTGCCGCCGCACTGGAGATGATGTGCCGCAACATGGCTGCAGAACGGTCGACCGCCGCGAAGTGCCTACGCTAG
- a CDS encoding NAD-dependent protein deacetylase, which yields MGGAEPTVCDLLRLLVGRRVAVLTGAGISTDSGIPDYRGPDSPPSNPMTIAQFTGDALFRQRYWARNHIGWRHMADTAPNLGHLALAALEDAGVVSGVITQNVDLLHTKAGSRRVIDLHGSYATVVCLTCGQSLSRALLADRLEQLNPGFIERAGRLGGIAVAPDADAVVTDTASFRFVDCRRCGGMLKPDIVYFGESVPKDRVAQAYSLLEESDALLVAGSSLTVFSGYRFVRHAAARGVPVAIVNRGPTRGDELAAVKIDGGCSAVLALLASELAGANSPR from the coding sequence ATGGGCGGAGCCGAGCCGACGGTCTGCGACCTGCTGAGGCTGCTGGTTGGCCGGCGGGTCGCGGTACTCACCGGTGCCGGTATCTCCACCGATTCGGGCATTCCGGACTATCGCGGCCCGGACTCCCCGCCGAGCAACCCCATGACGATCGCGCAGTTCACCGGTGACGCGCTGTTTCGTCAGCGGTATTGGGCCCGCAACCACATCGGCTGGCGCCACATGGCCGACACCGCGCCCAACCTCGGGCACCTGGCGCTGGCCGCCCTGGAGGACGCCGGGGTGGTGAGCGGGGTCATCACCCAGAACGTCGACCTGCTGCACACCAAAGCCGGAAGCCGCCGCGTCATCGACCTGCACGGCAGCTATGCCACGGTGGTCTGCCTGACCTGCGGGCAATCGTTGAGCCGAGCCCTGCTGGCCGACCGGTTGGAGCAGCTCAACCCGGGGTTCATCGAACGGGCGGGACGACTCGGCGGGATCGCGGTGGCGCCCGACGCGGACGCCGTCGTCACCGACACCGCGTCATTCCGCTTTGTGGACTGCCGGCGCTGCGGCGGGATGCTCAAGCCCGACATCGTCTACTTCGGCGAGAGCGTTCCCAAAGACCGTGTTGCCCAGGCCTATTCATTACTCGAAGAATCCGACGCCCTGCTGGTGGCCGGCTCGTCGCTGACGGTGTTTTCCGGCTACCGGTTTGTTCGGCACGCCGCCGCACGCGGTGTCCCGGTCGCGATCGTCAACCGCGGCCCCACCCGCGGCGATGAGCTGGCGGCGGTCAAGATCGACGGCGGCTGTTCCGCGGTCCTGGCACTACTGGCTTCCGAGCTGGCCGGCGCGAATTCGCCACGGTAA
- a CDS encoding MFS transporter, with amino-acid sequence MDAFDYFIVVFVYADIAKTFGHTKTEVAFLTTATLVMRPVGALLFGLWADRVGRRLPLMVDVIFYSTVGFLCAFAPNFTVLVILRLLYGIGMGGEWGLGAALAMEKIPPERRGFFSGLLQEGYLFGYLAATVASLLVNDWLGLSWRWLFGLSILPAMVSLLIRYRVTESEVWQATQDRMRLTRTRIRDVFTEAKVIRRFCYLVLLMTAFNWMSHGTHDIYPTFLTSADGAGLSHVTAKWIAVIYNIGGIIGGLFFGSLSQRLGRRYAIIWAAAMGLPIVPLFALSHSAGMLCLGSFLIQICVQGAWGVIPAHLTEMSPDAIRGFYPGVTYQLGNLFAAFNLPIQEHLAAAHGYPFALVVTVVPTLIAVVVLTAIGKDATGIRFGTS; translated from the coding sequence ATGGATGCCTTCGACTACTTCATCGTGGTGTTCGTCTACGCCGACATCGCCAAGACCTTCGGCCACACCAAGACCGAGGTCGCGTTTTTGACCACGGCCACCCTGGTGATGCGCCCGGTAGGGGCGCTGCTGTTCGGTCTGTGGGCCGACCGGGTCGGCCGTCGGCTGCCCTTGATGGTGGACGTGATCTTCTACTCGACGGTGGGTTTCTTGTGCGCGTTCGCACCCAACTTCACCGTGCTGGTGATCCTGCGCCTGCTGTACGGAATCGGCATGGGAGGCGAATGGGGACTGGGTGCCGCGCTGGCGATGGAGAAGATCCCGCCGGAGCGGCGCGGGTTCTTCTCCGGGCTGCTGCAGGAGGGCTATCTGTTCGGCTATCTGGCCGCCACCGTTGCCTCGCTGCTGGTCAACGACTGGCTGGGGCTGTCCTGGCGCTGGCTGTTCGGGCTCTCCATCCTGCCTGCCATGGTCAGCTTGCTGATCCGCTACCGGGTCACCGAATCCGAGGTGTGGCAGGCCACCCAGGACCGGATGCGGCTGACCCGCACCAGGATTCGTGACGTGTTCACCGAGGCCAAGGTGATCCGCCGGTTCTGCTATCTGGTGTTGCTGATGACGGCGTTCAACTGGATGAGTCACGGCACCCACGACATCTACCCGACTTTTTTGACCTCGGCCGACGGAGCGGGCCTGTCCCACGTCACGGCCAAGTGGATTGCGGTGATCTACAACATCGGCGGGATCATCGGCGGCCTGTTCTTCGGCTCGCTGTCACAGCGATTGGGCCGGCGCTACGCGATCATCTGGGCCGCGGCGATGGGCTTGCCGATCGTGCCACTGTTCGCGCTGTCGCACAGCGCGGGCATGCTGTGCCTCGGCTCGTTTCTGATCCAGATCTGCGTGCAGGGCGCGTGGGGCGTGATCCCGGCACATCTGACCGAGATGTCGCCGGACGCGATCCGCGGCTTCTATCCGGGCGTGACCTACCAGCTGGGCAATCTCTTCGCCGCCTTCAACCTGCCGATCCAGGAACACCTTGCGGCCGCTCACGGCTACCCGTTCGCCCTGGTGGTCACGGTGGTGCCGACACTGATCGCCGTCGTGGTGCTGACCGCGATCGGCAAGGACGCCACCGGGATCCGGTTCGGGACCTCCTAG
- a CDS encoding cytochrome P450, translated as MTASPATIRGYDPVDLSSRAFWSGTAAERERSFAVLRAERPVSWHPPVEDAVLDDPDDPGYWAVTRHADIVTVSRTNEVFLSGKGVQFENFPAELLETTQSFLAMDPPRHTKLRKLATAAFTPRQVRRIEDSIKASATAIVQELKAAGSGADFVDYCAKELPLRTLSDMMGIPESERERVAEAADALVTANDPVCLAGRNPLEVMFESVTYLHQVAGTLAAQRRENPGDDLFSSLVNTEVDGDRLTDAEVAAYFVLLSVAGNDTTRQTTSHALRALTDFPDQRAWLLEDFDRRIGMAVEEFIRHATPVMTFRRTAATDYELGGQTIRAGDKVAMFYASGNRDESVFEDPDRLDLSRDPNPHLGFGGGGQHYCLGTHVARAQLRAIFGELLRQLPDIEAGEPEYVAGSFIHGIRAMPCTF; from the coding sequence ATGACAGCATCGCCAGCCACGATCCGCGGTTATGACCCGGTGGACCTGTCCTCGCGGGCGTTTTGGTCCGGTACCGCCGCGGAGCGGGAACGCTCCTTCGCGGTGCTGCGTGCCGAACGGCCGGTGAGCTGGCACCCGCCGGTCGAAGACGCCGTGCTCGATGATCCGGACGATCCGGGCTATTGGGCCGTCACCCGCCACGCCGACATCGTCACTGTGAGCCGCACCAACGAGGTGTTCCTGTCCGGCAAGGGCGTACAGTTCGAGAACTTTCCCGCGGAGCTGCTGGAGACGACGCAGTCCTTCCTGGCCATGGATCCGCCCCGGCACACCAAGCTGCGCAAGTTGGCCACCGCGGCCTTCACCCCCCGGCAGGTCCGACGCATCGAGGACTCGATCAAGGCCAGTGCCACGGCCATCGTGCAAGAGTTGAAGGCCGCCGGCAGCGGCGCCGACTTCGTCGACTACTGCGCCAAGGAGCTGCCGCTGCGCACCCTGTCGGACATGATGGGCATCCCCGAGTCCGAGCGGGAGCGGGTCGCTGAGGCCGCGGACGCACTGGTCACGGCCAACGACCCGGTCTGTCTGGCCGGCCGTAACCCGCTGGAGGTCATGTTCGAGTCCGTGACGTACCTGCATCAGGTGGCCGGCACGCTGGCCGCGCAGCGCCGCGAGAACCCCGGTGACGACCTGTTCAGCAGCCTGGTGAACACCGAGGTCGATGGTGATCGGCTCACCGACGCGGAAGTGGCCGCCTACTTCGTGCTGCTCTCGGTGGCGGGCAACGACACCACGCGGCAGACCACCAGCCATGCGCTACGGGCACTGACCGACTTCCCCGACCAACGGGCCTGGCTGCTGGAGGATTTCGACCGGCGCATCGGGATGGCCGTCGAGGAGTTCATTCGTCACGCCACCCCGGTGATGACCTTCCGGCGCACCGCCGCAACCGATTACGAGCTCGGCGGTCAGACCATCCGGGCCGGTGACAAGGTGGCGATGTTCTATGCGTCCGGCAACCGGGACGAGTCGGTGTTCGAGGACCCGGACCGCCTGGATCTGAGCCGTGACCCCAATCCGCACCTCGGTTTCGGTGGCGGTGGGCAGCATTACTGCCTGGGGACGCACGTGGCGCGGGCCCAGCTGCGCGCCATCTTCGGCGAACTTCTCCGCCAGCTGCCGGACATCGAGGCCGGTGAGCCGGAGTACGTGGCGGGCAGCTTCATCCACGGCATCCGTGCCATGCCCTGCACGTTCTGA
- a CDS encoding TetR/AcrR family transcriptional regulator, whose translation MASVTRKPQISRRERREEIERRLLDATERLMGEGASFTELSVDRLATEAGISRASFYIYFEDKGHLLRRLAGQVFGDLASGAERWWSVAHRHDPDDVRAAMAAIIASYRRHQPLLIALSEMAGYDPQVAATYRELLTAISGRVAQIIEAGQADGSIRRALPATATASALTWMVERACQQNLPAREADYESELATALTEIIWGALYLNPAEK comes from the coding sequence GTGGCCTCGGTGACCCGCAAGCCCCAGATCAGCCGCCGGGAGCGGCGTGAGGAGATCGAGCGTCGGCTGCTCGACGCCACCGAGCGGCTGATGGGCGAAGGCGCCAGTTTCACCGAACTCAGCGTGGACCGGCTCGCCACCGAGGCCGGGATCTCACGCGCCAGCTTCTACATCTATTTCGAGGACAAGGGACATCTGCTGCGCCGGCTCGCCGGCCAGGTGTTCGGCGATCTCGCCTCGGGCGCCGAACGCTGGTGGAGTGTGGCGCACCGGCATGACCCCGACGATGTCCGCGCGGCGATGGCCGCGATCATCGCCAGCTATCGCCGGCACCAGCCGCTGCTGATCGCGCTCAGCGAGATGGCAGGCTACGACCCGCAGGTGGCAGCCACCTACCGGGAGTTGCTGACCGCCATCTCGGGCCGGGTGGCCCAGATCATCGAAGCCGGCCAGGCCGACGGCTCCATTCGCCGCGCGTTACCCGCCACCGCCACCGCCAGCGCACTGACCTGGATGGTGGAGCGGGCCTGCCAGCAGAACCTCCCGGCCCGGGAAGCGGACTATGAGTCCGAGCTCGCCACCGCATTGACCGAAATCATCTGGGGCGCCCTGTATCTGAATCCCGCGGAGAAATAA
- a CDS encoding PE-PPE domain-containing protein — MSTVFTIDGAGWSGFLRFMCRGAVTKGKTVRRVKYPNTYFDGLRYVPAVTAVQRGARSLDDMLTAHFNGHPGAEDVLVYAVSMGAQVACKWLREYGPTSAVPAGRVSFLLLANPEQPFHGIYQADPKLVTFMKLPDYGGVGVPADTRFAVTDLCRQYDGMADFPNLPAPQVDSLAVRNALLGLVTIHNNYFRFDIASPANIRTHRGNITYVFSPTRVPPACGLSALFPNRLKKRRKRIENSYDRSDWTRPVGA; from the coding sequence ATGAGCACCGTATTCACCATCGACGGGGCGGGGTGGAGCGGGTTTCTGCGGTTCATGTGCCGCGGCGCGGTCACCAAGGGCAAGACGGTCAGACGGGTCAAGTACCCCAACACCTACTTCGACGGCCTGCGCTACGTGCCTGCGGTCACCGCGGTGCAACGCGGCGCGCGGTCCCTCGACGACATGCTGACCGCACACTTCAACGGTCACCCCGGTGCCGAGGATGTGCTGGTCTACGCGGTGAGCATGGGGGCGCAGGTCGCCTGCAAATGGCTGCGCGAGTACGGGCCGACGTCGGCGGTCCCTGCCGGCAGGGTGTCGTTTCTGCTGCTTGCCAACCCGGAGCAGCCGTTCCACGGCATCTACCAGGCCGACCCCAAGCTGGTCACGTTCATGAAACTGCCCGACTACGGTGGCGTCGGCGTGCCGGCGGACACCCGCTTCGCGGTGACGGACCTGTGCCGCCAGTACGACGGCATGGCCGACTTCCCGAATCTGCCTGCCCCGCAGGTCGATTCGTTGGCCGTCAGAAACGCTCTGCTGGGCCTGGTGACCATCCACAACAACTACTTCAGGTTCGATATCGCCAGCCCCGCCAACATCCGCACCCATCGCGGCAACATCACCTACGTCTTCTCCCCGACGCGCGTGCCTCCGGCCTGTGGCCTCAGCGCGCTGTTCCCCAACCGGCTGAAGAAGCGACGCAAGAGGATCGAGAACTCCTATGACCGCTCGGACTGGACCCGCCCGGTCGGGGCCTAG
- the proB gene encoding glutamate 5-kinase, whose translation MTGSGAREAIRAARSVVVKIGTTALTAENGMFDPARLAGLAEAIEARMKAGSDVVIVSSGAIAAGLEPLGLSKRPTDLATKQAAASVGQVALVNAWSAAFGRFGRTVGQVLLTAQDVSMRVSHTNAARTLDRLRALHAVAIVNENDTVATNEIRFGDNDRLSALVAHLVGADALVLLSDIDGLYDADPRKGPARLVPEVAGPDDLTGVVAGEGSHLGTGGMVSKLSSALLAADAGVPVLLAAAGEAAAALSEASVGTVFAPRSHRLSARRFWVRHAADAAGTLTLDAGAVEAVLGRRRSLLPAGITAVTGRFHGGDVVELCGPDGSVVARGVVGYDAVELAGMIGHSTAELAPDARRPVVHADDLVAV comes from the coding sequence GTGACCGGCAGCGGTGCGCGCGAAGCGATTCGCGCCGCGCGCAGCGTCGTCGTCAAGATCGGCACCACCGCGCTGACCGCCGAGAATGGGATGTTCGACCCGGCCCGGCTGGCCGGGCTCGCCGAGGCGATCGAAGCTCGGATGAAAGCCGGCTCGGACGTGGTGATCGTGTCGTCCGGGGCCATCGCCGCCGGCCTGGAGCCGTTGGGATTGTCAAAGCGGCCAACGGACCTGGCGACAAAGCAGGCAGCCGCCAGCGTCGGCCAGGTGGCACTGGTCAATGCGTGGAGCGCCGCCTTCGGCCGGTTCGGCCGGACCGTCGGGCAGGTGCTGCTCACCGCGCAGGACGTGTCTATGCGGGTGTCGCACACCAACGCTGCCCGCACCCTGGACCGGTTGCGGGCCCTGCACGCGGTGGCGATCGTCAACGAGAACGACACGGTGGCCACCAACGAGATCCGGTTCGGCGACAACGACCGGCTCTCGGCGCTGGTGGCCCACCTGGTCGGTGCCGACGCGTTGGTGCTGCTCTCCGACATCGACGGCCTCTACGACGCCGACCCGCGCAAAGGGCCGGCCCGCCTGGTACCCGAGGTGGCCGGCCCGGACGACCTCACCGGCGTGGTGGCCGGTGAGGGCAGTCACCTGGGCACCGGCGGCATGGTGTCGAAGCTGTCCTCGGCGCTGCTGGCCGCCGACGCGGGGGTTCCGGTTCTGCTGGCAGCCGCCGGTGAGGCGGCCGCGGCTCTCTCGGAGGCATCGGTGGGCACCGTGTTCGCGCCCCGGTCGCATCGCTTGTCGGCGCGCAGATTCTGGGTGCGCCACGCCGCCGACGCGGCGGGCACCCTGACGCTGGACGCCGGTGCGGTCGAGGCGGTGCTGGGCCGCCGGCGATCCCTGTTGCCGGCGGGAATCACCGCGGTGACCGGCCGGTTCCACGGCGGCGACGTGGTCGAACTGTGCGGCCCGGACGGGTCGGTGGTGGCCCGTGGTGTCGTCGGCTACGACGCGGTGGAACTCGCCGGGATGATCGGCCATTCCACCGCCGAACTGGCGCCGGACGCGCGCCGCCCCGTCGTCCATGCCGACGACCTGGTGGCGGTGTAG
- the obgE gene encoding GTPase ObgE, producing MSRFVDRVVIHVRAGDGGHGCASIHREKFKPLGGPDGGNGGRGGSVVLVVDAQVHTLLDFHFRPHINAASGKQGQGSNKDGAAGTDLEIKVPDGTVVLDEHGRLLADLVGSGARFEAAAGGRGGLGNAALVSRARKAPGFALLGEKGESRDLILELKTVADVGLIGFPSAGKSALVSVISAAKPKIADYPFTTLAPNLGVVSAGENTFTAADVPGLIPGASAGRGLGLDFLRHIERCAVLVHVVDCATAEPGRDPLSDIEAIEAELAAYTPTMQGDSTLGDLVDRPRAVVLNKIDVPEAREMAEFVRDDIMTERGWPVFMVSTVSREGLRPLMFALAEMVSAYRAAQPEPVARRPVIRPIPAGETGFTVEADGDGGFVVQGTRPERWVHQTNFDNDEAVGYLGDRLARLGVEDELLRLGAKPGCAVTIGEMTFDWEPATPAGVDMPLSGRGTDVRVERSDRIGAAERKIARKQRRERPEES from the coding sequence ATGTCCCGGTTCGTCGACCGCGTCGTCATCCATGTACGCGCCGGCGACGGGGGCCACGGCTGCGCGTCGATTCACCGGGAGAAATTCAAGCCGCTCGGCGGCCCGGACGGCGGCAACGGTGGTCGCGGCGGCAGCGTGGTGCTGGTCGTTGACGCGCAGGTGCACACCCTGTTGGACTTCCACTTCCGCCCGCACATCAACGCCGCATCCGGAAAGCAGGGCCAGGGCAGCAACAAGGACGGCGCCGCCGGGACCGACCTGGAGATCAAGGTGCCGGACGGCACCGTCGTGCTCGACGAACACGGACGGCTGTTGGCCGATCTGGTGGGCTCGGGCGCCCGCTTCGAAGCCGCCGCGGGCGGCCGTGGCGGGCTGGGCAACGCGGCGCTGGTGTCGCGGGCCCGCAAGGCGCCGGGCTTCGCGCTGCTGGGGGAGAAGGGCGAGAGCCGTGACCTCATCCTGGAACTCAAGACGGTCGCCGACGTCGGCCTGATCGGGTTTCCCTCGGCGGGCAAATCGGCGCTGGTCTCGGTGATCTCGGCGGCCAAACCGAAGATCGCCGACTACCCCTTCACCACGTTGGCGCCGAACCTGGGCGTGGTCTCGGCCGGGGAGAACACCTTCACCGCCGCCGACGTGCCGGGCCTGATCCCGGGCGCCTCGGCCGGCCGTGGCCTGGGCTTGGACTTCCTGCGCCACATCGAACGTTGCGCGGTGCTGGTACACGTCGTCGACTGCGCCACCGCGGAACCGGGCCGCGACCCGCTCTCCGACATCGAGGCCATCGAAGCCGAACTGGCCGCCTACACGCCCACCATGCAAGGGGATTCAACCCTCGGTGACCTGGTCGATCGGCCCCGGGCGGTGGTGCTCAACAAGATCGACGTGCCCGAAGCACGCGAGATGGCCGAGTTCGTCCGCGACGACATCATGACTGAACGTGGCTGGCCGGTGTTCATGGTGTCCACTGTGAGTCGGGAAGGGTTGCGCCCGTTGATGTTCGCGCTGGCCGAGATGGTGTCGGCGTACCGTGCTGCGCAGCCGGAGCCGGTGGCGCGCCGGCCGGTGATCCGGCCGATACCCGCGGGGGAGACCGGGTTCACCGTGGAAGCAGACGGCGACGGTGGTTTCGTTGTGCAGGGGACACGTCCCGAGCGCTGGGTGCACCAGACCAACTTCGACAACGACGAGGCGGTCGGCTACCTCGGTGACCGGCTGGCCCGGCTCGGGGTCGAGGACGAGCTGCTGCGCTTGGGCGCCAAACCGGGTTGCGCGGTGACGATCGGGGAGATGACCTTCGACTGGGAGCCGGCCACCCCGGCCGGGGTCGACATGCCGTTGTCCGGGAGAGGCACCGACGTTCGGGTTGAGCGCAGCGACCGGATCGGCGCCGCTGAACGCAAGATCGCGCGCAAACAGCGCCGAGAACGTCCGGAGGAGTCGTGA
- the rpmA gene encoding 50S ribosomal protein L27, whose protein sequence is MAHKKGASSSRNGRDSNAQRLGVKRFGGQVVKAGEILVRQRGTHFHPGVNVGRGGDDTLFATAPGAVEFGQKRGRKTVNIVPVARD, encoded by the coding sequence ATGGCACACAAGAAGGGCGCTTCCAGCTCCAGGAACGGGCGCGACTCCAACGCGCAGCGACTCGGTGTCAAGCGGTTCGGCGGCCAGGTCGTCAAGGCCGGCGAGATCCTGGTGCGGCAGCGGGGTACCCATTTCCACCCGGGTGTCAACGTCGGGCGCGGCGGCGACGACACGCTGTTCGCCACGGCACCCGGTGCGGTCGAATTCGGCCAGAAACGCGGCCGCAAGACCGTCAACATCGTGCCTGTCGCCCGCGACTAG
- the rplU gene encoding 50S ribosomal protein L21, which yields MATYAIVKTGGKQYKVAVGDVLKVEKLDSEPGASVSLPVALVVDGTTVTTDAAKLAKVAVTGEVLEHTKGPKIRIHKFKNKTGYHKRQGHRQPLTVLKVTGIK from the coding sequence ATGGCGACGTACGCAATCGTCAAAACCGGCGGCAAGCAGTACAAGGTTGCCGTCGGTGACGTGCTCAAGGTCGAGAAGCTCGATTCCGAGCCGGGTGCATCGGTTTCGCTGCCGGTCGCGCTGGTCGTGGACGGCACCACCGTCACCACCGATGCCGCCAAGCTGGCGAAGGTCGCGGTCACCGGCGAGGTGCTCGAGCACACCAAGGGCCCCAAGATCCGCATCCACAAGTTCAAGAACAAGACCGGCTACCACAAGCGGCAGGGTCACCGTCAGCCGCTGACCGTGCTCAAGGTCACCGGAATCAAGTAG